The Paenibacillus sp. 481 DNA window ACATGTGTACTCCCTGAGGAGACAAACAAAGGCAGCACGCCAATCGCGTTCACGCCTATTGCTTCCAGCTCATCAATGCCGTCCTGAATACTCCTCCCAGGTACACATTCCAAAAAAGAAGAAACTACCGGTATCCCTTCAGGCCAATTAGCCTGAGCAATTGCCTCGTCTACAAGCGCCACCCAAGCTGCGCTGCGTGAGCCGTGGCTAATGACAAGCAGACCGGGTTTGTCCATTAGCGGCTCAAACGCTCCAACGCCATGTTGTAGCCGTCGTTGCCATAATTCAAGCAGCGCTTAACACGCGAAATCGTAGCTGTACTAGCTCCCGTCTCCGCTTCAATCTGATTGTACGTGCAGCCTTTACCAAGCATACGCGCCACTTCCAAACGCTGCGAAAGCGATTGGATTTCATTAACCGTGCACAAATCATCAAAGAAAATATAGCATTCTTCTACCGTTTTTAACGTTAAAATCGCTTCAAATAACTGATCGACTGTTTTATCATTTAACTTTTTAAGTTGCAAACCGATTCACCCCTACACATAATCGCTGATGTCCATATTGTACTTCCTTTAACATGCCTTTTCAAGCATCACAGTTGTTCTGCGTTAACGAACTACCGCATCCTGAGCCCGATTTAATCTACTCTATTTAGGCAGTCGTCCACGCGAGTTGTTCGCCCACGACATACAGTATAATATTCCACGCTAAAATAGCAACATAATTTAACAAGGGGAGAAAGGTGATAACCAATGAGCGCTCCTTATAACAACCCCCGAACATCGGCGACGCCCCCGAAAAACTTCACAAACGACCCAAGCCTCACCAACATGAATCGATCACAATCGATGAATCGTCCTTACGATAACTCACCATCCAATCGTAGTTTTTCAGGTGGTCCTGGTTTCGGTTCTGGATTTGGATCGGGCTATAATTCTGGATCTGGATTCGGTTCAGGCTACAATTCTGGATTTGGTTCCGGATATAACTCCGGTCCCCCCAAATTCTCTTTTCCAAACCAGTCCAATTTCATTATACCGTACCCTTCCAAATTTGAAATCCCCCCACTTCCGATGAACCCAACACTACCAACGTTTCCATCATCCACACCAGCAGTGACCGAGACACCTGAAGCCACAGATAGTAAAGATAAAAAAGGAAGTGGCTTCTCTTTTGACGATGTCAAAGGAATGGTTGACCGGTTGGGAGGCGTTGAAGGTATCGTGTCTACGGTCGGGAAGGTACAGAAGGTCGTGCAAAGTATACAGCAAGTCGCGCCGATTGTAAAAATGGTGATGAGCCTTATGCCTAGCAAATCGAGTAGTAACGATAGCAGCGATTCTGCCCGCGAAGAAGAAGTTGAAACACAAGAAGCGCCACCTCCACGCCGCCGCCGACGTAAACGTACGGGCCCTAAAAGCGATACATCATCACAATATTATGGCAAAACGTATGACAGACCCCCAGGCAGGCGTAAGCGGTCAGGTTCAAGACCGAATGCGAATGCAAAATCCAGGCCCAAATTCAATACCTAGTATGTCTCTATTTCGACACATACCGCATAGTCCTTCAGAAACGTAAACCCCGCTCCAGCAAACAAAAAAAGCCGACCCACAAGGGCCGGCTTTCCTATCAATTGCACATTCACTTTTTTTATATTACAACAAGATCATTTCCAACACTTTCAGGGTCAATCCTGCAAATGCCGCACAGATCGGAATCGTAATAAACCAAGCGATAATAATACGACCTGCAACGCCCCACTTAACAGCGGAGAAACGCTTCGCGGAACCTACACCAAGAAGAGCGGAAGTAATCGCATGCGTTGTACTGATTGGCAAACCAGTAACTGTAGCAGACATAATGACGGATGCAGCGGACAAGTCTGCTGCAAAGCCGTTTGCCGGCTCGATTTTGAAAATTTTCGTACCCATCGTCTTAATGATCTTCCAACCACCGACAGATGTACCAAGTGCCATCGCTGTTGCAGCTGCGAGTTTAACCCACAACTGAACTTCCATACCTTCTTGCAATTGAGCTGCTACGAGTGCAAAAGTGATAATACCCATCGCTTTTTGTGCATCGTTCGTACCGTGCGTAAACGCTTGGAACGCAGCCGTGAAAATTTGCATTGTGCGGAAGCCTTTATTAATCGTATGCGGATTTCTGCGAGCAAAAATCCACTTAATTAAGGTCATCACGATATAACCAACAACGAATGCAATAATAGGCGACAATAACAACGCCAATACGATATTTTTAAATCCACCCATGTTCAGACCACTCATACCTGCACCTGCAAAGACCGCACCCGCTAGGGAACCGATCAACGCATGAGAAGATGAGGAAGGAATTCCGAACCACCATGTAATCAAATTCCAAGCAATAGCTGCAAGTAACGCCGCAGCTACAATCATCAGACCGTTGTCTAACGTAGCTGGATCAGCGATGCTTCCGCCGATTGTCTTAGCAACCCCTGTAAATGTCAGGGCACCAACAAAGTTCATCGTCGATGCCAAAATGATAGCAGCTCGGGGAGTTAACGCTCTTGTCGACACCGAAGTCGCAATAGCGTTTGCTGTATCGTGGAAACCGTTAATAAAGTCAAACGCCAACGCGAGGAATATGACTACCCCCACGGAAAATAAAAACATATCCATAATTTATCTATGATTGCACGAAACCGCTCTTGGCCTTGTCCGCGCAATCCCCAACCTCCTTCGTACTTTCGCTTTTAGCGCTACGACAGTTATTAGGAATTTCGCATGACGATCGACTCAAGCTGGTTCGCTACATCTTCACAGCTGTCTGTCGTATCTTCAAGACGCTCGTATACTTCTTTACGCTTAATCAATTCAATCGGGTCTTTAATGTTAGCGAACAAAGCGCTAATACCACGGCGCAACAAATCGTCGCCAGAGTTCTCCAACTCATGAATGCGAATGTTATGTTCACGCATCGCAAGCAATTTCTTTTGCGTAAGCAGGCGAATCGATTTTTGAATCTCAAGCGCGGAGCGCTTAATGACGTCTGCGAACAACACAACAATTTCATCACGTTCAATCATTTGGTACATTTCGAAACGGGATGCGCATGCCTCCATACCGTCCAGTACATCGTCCAACGCTGTCGTCAAAGCCATGATATCATCACGCTCGATCGGAGTAATAAATGTCTTGTTAAGCTCCGACACGATTGTGTGTGTGAATTTGTCGCATTTGCTTTCTAGCTCTTTCATTTCTTTCGCAAAAGACGACACATCACTTAAATTTTCTACACCTTGGGCGAACGTTTCTGACGCTTGCACAAGCGTATCCGCCATATTTTGCAGCGTTTCAAAAAATACGTCCTGTTTCTTGAACATTTCTGAAATCTCCTTTGCAACCAAATCCGATTGTTTTGATAACTTTTAAAACCTTACATATCTTATCACAGGTTGTATAGGGTTTGTAAAGAACCTATACGAATAAAGGCATAACTTGTCGAATTTTATCCTTAAATGAAATCGCATTCACTTCCAATTTGCATATTTTTCTATGCTCAACTGACTAGGAACAACCAAAATATGCGTAATTCCAGAGGCCATAGGTACCATTTTTCCATCCTGTATGAACACCATTGGTCCGTCGCCTTCATGGCGAATCCACTGGCCACGCTCCACCCGACCCTGTTTGAACAACAATGCCTCGCCACCGTTCTGAAGCTGCACTTCTAAACGCCCCACATCGTCGATAACCCGATGCGGCGCAGCGATCACCATCACGTTTGCCGCCGTTAACGGCTTATTATTGACTAAGTCGATATGCGCTTTCCCATCCATATACCTCGCATAGCTTCTGCCTTCTTTTTCATAAACATACTTAACTGGATTATCATTTTTCATAAAATGCACTTCGACTTCATGTGCAGCCTGTGCCCCCTGTGGTAATGAAGCAACAGCTACACTTTGTGGCGCAACATCCTGATTTTCCTCAAAAAGAAACGCTGGAACATCTACATCCTGCCTATACTTCTTTTTTGAAGCCCCCGCTTCCAACTGCTCTAACTTGGTATACAAATTGTGTGGTGCCTTACGAAATTTTTCACGCCAAAAATAGCTTCCGGCATTCGTAATTTCGTCCAAGTACGCTTTACGTTCTTTTTTCAAAATGGAATACGCCTCTGGACTGCCCCCTGCATGGGCAAGCACAGCGTTAAAGCTCTCGCCAATATCAATTAAATATGGACGAATGCTCCGCACAGGACCGATCGGGCCATCATAATGCAGCTGACTATGAAAAATAGCCACGATGCGCGTAATGCCACCCTCTGCCATCACCTCAATTAACATATCCGCCTGCGACAGACCCGATTGCGGTCGCGCCCTTTTAAAATTATTAATCATCACCGCGACGGGCCGCTTCTGATGCAGGTGCTCCGAATTTATATCCGTGCTGCGTACTCCCGTTAAGGGAGCTGGCTTGCCTATATGGTCAGGTGCAACATCACGCTGCTCTCCGCCATTGGGTAGGTCAACTCCATTTTCCGAAGCATTCTTTCCCGCCTGATCTCCATCCGAACTGCACGAGGTAAGCAATAGCAATATCGTTGCAACTGCAATAATCATCGTCAGCCAAGTACGTGTTGCGCGCATTCAAGCACCTCTCTTTGTTTGAATAACGAATACAAATATGAATACAAATACGAACAACAAACGAACATCATTACGACTACAGTTAAATAGAGCAGTCAATCCAACCTGTTATGGATGATCCAGCACGGACGAGGCACACTGTCTTTTATATACGGAATGTTCAACTTGAATGTCTTTCAAATAGTAGACACATTTTCGTAAGGGAGATACACGTCGCCTACCATATACATTCTATATATAGTGTAAAATAACGATTTCCCTCTATGTATATAGACATGCGAACTGGAAGTCGTCTCTTCCTAGCTATGGAATTGGTGTCCACCTTTGTATAGACAAAATCGCCTTTTTCCACTGATGAACAACAAACAATCCATAAACCTGAATGGCTTACATTTCTTCTATTCTATTATTGTATTGCGCTCAAATCTATGCGTACAAACAAAAAAAAGCGCTACCCACGGCAGCGCTCTTCCTCTTCTATATGTTGCACTTAGATACTTAGATACTTAGATACTTAGATACTTAGATACTTAGATACTTAGATACTTAGATACTTAGATACTTAGATACTTAGATACTTAGATACTTAGATACTTAGATACTCTATTATGCCTATTTGCCTATCAAACTTATATGCTCCAATTCGCCCAATTTCGTTGACGCTTCTCCCACTTTTTCAGCCAGTCCAGCGTATGACTGAACACCAGTTCACGATGCTCCGCATGCGAGAAAAAATGATCCGCTTGAAACACAATCTCTTTATCACACTGCCCATCACTACGCATCCAGAACAGCTTCTGATACAAAAAGCTATAATCGGCCGGAATAATGTCGTCCGACGTTCCGTGAATGAGTAGCACATCTCCATTGAACTTTGACGCCTCCTGCAACGGTTGATGCTGCTCTAACGATTTGAAATAATTAGCCTTAAATTCGTAGCCCAAGTAATCGGCCTTCCCATCCGTAATCGCCTTATCGTACCGTTCACGGCCAATAATTCGTGCAATATCGTTAAACGGATAAGCAACAGGTGCCCACAGAACTAGGCGCTTTACCCGTGCGTCGCGCACCCCTGTCAACAAAGCAACCGCCCCACCTAAGCTGTGGCCAATCAGCGTAACCCGCTGCGGGTCAACATCTCCACATTGCAGCGCGTAATCCAAAACAGCTTGTGTCTGCTCAATTAAACGGTCGATGCCCTGTGCGCCATAATCCCCCGTACTTTCGCCGCAGCCCGCGTAATCAAAGCGGACGACAATGTGGCCTTCATTTGCCAACTGACGAGCCGCGTTCACAAATAACCGATCAACTCCGATGCGAGTGCCAATAAAGCCATGGCAAATGACAGTGAGCGGCGCACGTTGTTCTGTTTTTGAATCAAATGGCGCTCTCTCCTGTGGATAATGCAATGTAGCCGTTAACTGTTCTTCTTGCCATCGAATGTGTACGTGACGCTCCATCATTTTCCCTCGCTTCGTATATATATTCGCATGTAGCGTTTCATTTCTAATTATTCCGATTAAATTACTATGCTTTATAGTAAAGTACAATGAATTCCGAAAATTGTCAACCCTCATCCGCACAAAAAAAAACGACCACGTTTTGCAACGCCGCCGTTTTTCACTTTCCTAACTTCAACTTCACTTCCGTGCTGCGTCTAATCGAACATCTTAATCATGCATCTTAATCGTGCATTCCGTAATAATTACTTAACAGACGATTCGTTTCACTTGCACCTTCCGCAAAATCGGAATCCCCTGTTTGTTTCGCTGTCGTCGTGCCTCCGAAATCGTCTGCTGCAAATTCCACATCCGCCTGCTGCAACGAAGAAGACGAAGACGCAGCTGAAGGCCCCGCATACACCTCACCTGAAGTTCCTCGTGATCGCTGCTCATTTAAGTCTCGATACGAGAACGGTTGCCCCTCTGGACTCTTATTCACCATCCATACCTCCTGTCATCACTTCTAAATGATCACTATGACCATAGTATGGATGGTGAAGAAAACTTTATGCGTCAGCTTTTACAAAAGGCTTATACAAAGGGAACAAGCGCCTTAGTTGCAATATCTTTTCGATATTGCATACCCGCAATACGAATACAACGAACTGCCTCATAAGCCTGCTTGCGAGCTTCGTCCACAGATTCGCCCTGCCCCAATACACCAAGCACACGGCCGCCATTTGTCACCAAAGCGCCATCATGTTGAAGTGCTGTACCCGCATGAAAAATGAGTGCATGGTTCGACGCTTCAGCCAAACCTTCAATCAAATCGCCTTTCCGATACGCCGCTGGATACCCTTCAGATGCAACAATGACACATACCGCTACCTGATCGCTCCACTGTAGTTGAATGTGTTCCAGCTTGCCGTCCACGACCGCATTCAACACATCCAGCAAGTCTGTCTGCAAGCGAGGAAGCACAACCTGCGTCTCCGGATCGCCAAAGCGCGCATTAAATTCAATGACCTTTGGTTTGCCATCCGGCGTAATCATCAACCCCGCAAACAACAGCCCCTTGAACGGGCGTCCCTCTGCCACCATCGCTTTAGCTGTCGGCTCAAGAATCGTGCGTACCGCTTCATTCACGATTGATTCAGACATATGAGGCAGCGGGCTGTACGTGCCCATACCGCCCGTATTTGGCCCCTGATCCCCATCAAAGATCGGCTTATGATCCTGAGCTGGTGCACATGCTCGCACCGTCTCACCATCAACAAACGCGAGAATCGACATCTCTTGACCTTGCATAAACTCTTCAATCACAACCTGCTGTCCCGAAGCGCCAATCTTTTGCTCCACCATGACATCATGCAGCGTCTGCTCCGCCTCAGCTAGCGTGTGGGCTATCGTGACGCCTTTACCCGCGGCAAGTCCATCCGCTTTAATCACAATCGGCAGCGGTTGCTGACGCACATAGTCAAGCGCCTGCCCGATTTCAGTAAATGTGGCATAAGCAGCAGTCGGGATATCGTACTTACGCAGCAAATGTTTCATAAACACTTTGCTCGCCTCGATCTCTGCGGCAGCTTGATTAGGGCCGAATACGCGCAGCCCTTTGCTTTGCAGCACATCAACGATACCGTCTGCCAACGGGTCCTCAGGACCCACGATGACAAGATCAATTGTTTTTTGCTGTGCAAATTCCGCAATGGCTTCAAAGTCGCTCACCGCGATCGGAGCGCATTCCACTAACTCGGCTATGCCTGGATTTCCTGGAGCACAAAAGATTCGTGTAACTTGCGAGCTCCGACCGAGCGCCCACACAAGCGCATGCTCTCTGCCACCACTACCAATGACCAATACGTTCATGTTCGCTCCCCCAGCCTAATGTTTAAAATGACGTACACTTGTAAACACCATCGCAATTCCATGCTCATTGGCCACACGGATGGATTCCTCATCACGTATTGAGCCACCTGGTTGAATCACAGCCTTGATGCCTGCCTGTGCCGCTAACTCCATCGTATCACCGAGTGGGAAGAACGCATCCGATGCCAGCACAGCACCTTGCGCTTTTGCTCCTGCTTGCTCAATCGCTATTTTCGCTGCGCCGACACGGTTCATTTGTCCCGCTCCAACGCCCACTGTCATATCGTCCTGCACGAGCACAATGGCATTCGATTTCACATGTTTCACAACTTTCCAAGCTAACAGCAACTGATTCAACTCAGCCTCTGTTGGCTGCCGCTCGGTCACAACTTTCAACTGTGACGGGTCAATCGCATGTATATCTTGATCTTGAATAAGCACACCGCCATCCACAGACGTCAACATCCGTGTTTCCGTGCGATTTGCAGGTGATGGTGCGACGCCCGTGCGAAGCAGACGAATATTTTTTTTCTGTGTCAAAATGGTAAGTGCTTCAGGTGTAAATTCCGGCGCAATGACGATTTCAAGAAAGATTTCAGCAATGCTACGCGCTGTCCCTTCATCGATCATACGATTTGCAGCAATAATTCCGCCAAAAATGGATGTCGGGTCCGCAGCATACGCCTTCTGATACGCTTCTGCAATCGTTTCACCAATACCTACGCCACAAGGATTCATATGCTTAATCGCCACAACCGCAGGCGCTTCAAATTCACTAATAACCGCAAGCGCTGCATTCGCATCGTTAATATTGTTATACGACAGCTCCTTGCCGTGCAGCTGCTCGGCATTCACCAAGCTACCTTGCTTCGCGATCGGCAGACGGTAAAAAGCGGCCTGCTGATGCGGATTTTCACCGTAGCGTAGCGTTTGTACCCGCTCATACGTAACCGTAAGCCGCTCGGGCCATTCTTCGCCCACCTGCTTACATAAATAGTCCGCAATAAGCGCATCGTAAGAGGCTGTATGACGGAATACCTTAGCAGCCAAGCGCTTGCGTGTCGTAAGGGAAGTATCCCCGTTCGCTTGCACCTCTTCCAAAATCGTCCCATAATCAGACGCATCAACAGCGACTGTTACGAACGCATGGTTTTTTGCAGCTGAACGAAGCATAGTCGGCCCGCCGATGTCGATATTTTCGATCGCATCCTCATAAGACACTGCTGGATTTTCAATCGTTTGCTGAAATGGATATAAATTGACGATAACAAGATCAATCGTGGACAAGCCTAGCTCCTCTAACTGCTTCTGATGCGCAGCATTATCACGTACCGCGAGCAAGCCGCTATGGACAGCAGGATGCAACGTTTTCACGCGCCCATCCAAAATTTCAGGAAAGCCAGTCACATCGGAAATACCGATGACAGGTACACCTTCACGTTCCAATAGTGACTTCGTACCGCCCGTTGAAATCAGTTCGACTCCTGCTTCCGCTAATGCACGAGCAAACTCCACCACGCCTGACTTATCAGAAACGCTAATCAGAGCTCTTTTGATCGCCATGCTATCCTCTCCCCTTTTCCTTATCTAGCATTGATATCTAGTATAATATCCCACAATCTCGTACTATTGCCTTAAGTTTCGTACTACTGCCTTAAGTCTCGCACGATTTCCCCTACATTCGGGCATGCCCCTTCGTCTCACGCACTGTCCTTTAATTTCAGCATATCCTTTATTTTCGGCATGTCCTCTTATAACGGAATATATCAACAAATGTCTTCCAAATAGTAGACACAATTCTGCACCAAAGATATATGCCACCACACCCTGACACTCTATATCAACTCTATATCAATGCTATTACAACCCCGTGCTACCCCCATATATAGTGAGTATAACTTCCTCACCCCTATATACAGATCACGATTTTTCTCACATCGCCCCGCGGCAAGATACTACCCAAGTCCACCTTTGTATAGACAATACTATCGTTTGTCCACACCTCAAGCACATATCACCTAACAATGCGTCAGAGACTGCATTAAAGACTGAATAGCACGCGGATACAACTCATGCTCAACCGCCTGAATACGTTCAGCTAACGTTTCTAGCGTATCTTCCGGTCGAATATCAATCACTTGCTGCGCCACAATCGGCCCCGTATCCATCCCCTCGTCAACGAGATGAACAGTTGCACCTGTAATTTTCACCCCGTACTCCAAAGCTTGACGGACTGCATGCAGCCCTGGAAAAGCTGGAAGCAAAGACGGATGAATGTTGACCATGCGACCCCCGTAAGCCTCCAACAGTACAGAAGTGACAAGACGCATATACCCAGCTAGCACCACCCATTCAATCTGTTGCGCCCGCAGCTTACTCAACACATCCTGCTCATACTGTTCACGTGAATCGTAACGCTTTGGCTCGAATACCGCTGTCTGTACTTCAAGCTCATGCGCCCGCTCTAGAGCAGGCGCATCAGGTCGATCGCATACAAGTAATGTAATCTCCGCATCGAGATTGCCCGCTCTCACCGCTTCCACCAAGGCCTGAAAATTCGTTCCCGCACCTGATGCGAATACAGCTATACGCGGTGGGATGCGGAGTGTACGATTAGTAGCGTCCGCTGCCGCATTTTTCATTGTCATATCCCTACGCCTGGAATTAGAACTTTACGCTCGCCTTCCTTAATAGAACCAAGTATATACGCCGTCTCACCTTGCTCCTCAAGCGTTGCAACTGCCTTATCTACATCAGCATGATCCACAACAATAACCATACCAATTCCCATATTAAACGTCGTAAACAGCTCTTCCCACGTCAAGTTCCCTTCTTGACGCAGTAATTCGAAGATCGGCAGCACCGGCCATGAACCGTACTCGATTACAGCCTGTGTACCTTCTGGCAACACTCGTGGTATATTTTCCAAAAATCCGCCGCCCGTGATATGCGCAGCTCCTTTTACCGTTACACACTCCATCAACTTCAACATCTGCCGCACATAAATGCGTGTCGGTGTTAGTAGTACCTCACCTAACGTGGCCGATCCCGTCTCTGACAACGGGGCATCCAGGCGGTACCCACCCTGCTCGACTAACTTGCGTACCAACGAGAAGCCGTTGCTATGCAACCCGCTCGATGCTAGACCGAGTATGACATCTCCGGGTTTAATGGCATCGCCATTAATGATGCGCGCCTTCTCTACGACGCCTACACTAAAGCCTGCGATGTCATACTCCTCACTAGCGTACATACCTGGCATCTCTGCCGTTTCACCACCGATTAAAGCACAGCCCGCTTGCATGCATCCATCAGCTATACCGCGTACAATATCTTCAATCCGCTCTGGCACAACTCGACCGCACGCAACGTAATCGAGGAAAAAGAGCGGCTCAGCTCCTTGCACAACGATGTCATTCACACACATGGCAACAGCATCGATGCCGATCGTATCATGCTTATCAAGCGTAAACGCCAACTTTAGCTTCGTTCCAACTCCATCTGTGCCGGATACAAGCACCGGTTCCTCATATTTCTTTGCGTTCAATTGGAACA harbors:
- a CDS encoding alpha/beta hydrolase family protein, producing MERHVHIRWQEEQLTATLHYPQERAPFDSKTEQRAPLTVICHGFIGTRIGVDRLFVNAARQLANEGHIVVRFDYAGCGESTGDYGAQGIDRLIEQTQAVLDYALQCGDVDPQRVTLIGHSLGGAVALLTGVRDARVKRLVLWAPVAYPFNDIARIIGRERYDKAITDGKADYLGYEFKANYFKSLEQHQPLQEASKFNGDVLLIHGTSDDIIPADYSFLYQKLFWMRSDGQCDKEIVFQADHFFSHAEHRELVFSHTLDWLKKWEKRQRNWANWSI
- a CDS encoding YerC/YecD family TrpR-related protein, which codes for MQLKKLNDKTVDQLFEAILTLKTVEECYIFFDDLCTVNEIQSLSQRLEVARMLGKGCTYNQIEAETGASTATISRVKRCLNYGNDGYNMALERLSR
- a CDS encoding DUF47 domain-containing protein codes for the protein MFKKQDVFFETLQNMADTLVQASETFAQGVENLSDVSSFAKEMKELESKCDKFTHTIVSELNKTFITPIERDDIMALTTALDDVLDGMEACASRFEMYQMIERDEIVVLFADVIKRSALEIQKSIRLLTQKKLLAMREHNIRIHELENSGDDLLRRGISALFANIKDPIELIKRKEVYERLEDTTDSCEDVANQLESIVMRNS
- the purD gene encoding phosphoribosylamine--glycine ligase, translated to MNVLVIGSGGREHALVWALGRSSQVTRIFCAPGNPGIAELVECAPIAVSDFEAIAEFAQQKTIDLVIVGPEDPLADGIVDVLQSKGLRVFGPNQAAAEIEASKVFMKHLLRKYDIPTAAYATFTEIGQALDYVRQQPLPIVIKADGLAAGKGVTIAHTLAEAEQTLHDVMVEQKIGASGQQVVIEEFMQGQEMSILAFVDGETVRACAPAQDHKPIFDGDQGPNTGGMGTYSPLPHMSESIVNEAVRTILEPTAKAMVAEGRPFKGLLFAGLMITPDGKPKVIEFNARFGDPETQVVLPRLQTDLLDVLNAVVDGKLEHIQLQWSDQVAVCVIVASEGYPAAYRKGDLIEGLAEASNHALIFHAGTALQHDGALVTNGGRVLGVLGQGESVDEARKQAYEAVRCIRIAGMQYRKDIATKALVPFV
- the purN gene encoding phosphoribosylglycinamide formyltransferase; amino-acid sequence: MTMKNAAADATNRTLRIPPRIAVFASGAGTNFQALVEAVRAGNLDAEITLLVCDRPDAPALERAHELEVQTAVFEPKRYDSREQYEQDVLSKLRAQQIEWVVLAGYMRLVTSVLLEAYGGRMVNIHPSLLPAFPGLHAVRQALEYGVKITGATVHLVDEGMDTGPIVAQQVIDIRPEDTLETLAERIQAVEHELYPRAIQSLMQSLTHC
- the purH gene encoding bifunctional phosphoribosylaminoimidazolecarboxamide formyltransferase/IMP cyclohydrolase — its product is MAIKRALISVSDKSGVVEFARALAEAGVELISTGGTKSLLEREGVPVIGISDVTGFPEILDGRVKTLHPAVHSGLLAVRDNAAHQKQLEELGLSTIDLVIVNLYPFQQTIENPAVSYEDAIENIDIGGPTMLRSAAKNHAFVTVAVDASDYGTILEEVQANGDTSLTTRKRLAAKVFRHTASYDALIADYLCKQVGEEWPERLTVTYERVQTLRYGENPHQQAAFYRLPIAKQGSLVNAEQLHGKELSYNNINDANAALAVISEFEAPAVVAIKHMNPCGVGIGETIAEAYQKAYAADPTSIFGGIIAANRMIDEGTARSIAEIFLEIVIAPEFTPEALTILTQKKNIRLLRTGVAPSPANRTETRMLTSVDGGVLIQDQDIHAIDPSQLKVVTERQPTEAELNQLLLAWKVVKHVKSNAIVLVQDDMTVGVGAGQMNRVGAAKIAIEQAGAKAQGAVLASDAFFPLGDTMELAAQAGIKAVIQPGGSIRDEESIRVANEHGIAMVFTSVRHFKH
- a CDS encoding inorganic phosphate transporter is translated as MDMFLFSVGVVIFLALAFDFINGFHDTANAIATSVSTRALTPRAAIILASTMNFVGALTFTGVAKTIGGSIADPATLDNGLMIVAAALLAAIAWNLITWWFGIPSSSSHALIGSLAGAVFAGAGMSGLNMGGFKNIVLALLLSPIIAFVVGYIVMTLIKWIFARRNPHTINKGFRTMQIFTAAFQAFTHGTNDAQKAMGIITFALVAAQLQEGMEVQLWVKLAAATAMALGTSVGGWKIIKTMGTKIFKIEPANGFAADLSAASVIMSATVTGLPISTTHAITSALLGVGSAKRFSAVKWGVAGRIIIAWFITIPICAAFAGLTLKVLEMILL
- a CDS encoding DUF3048 domain-containing protein; amino-acid sequence: MRATRTWLTMIIAVATILLLLTSCSSDGDQAGKNASENGVDLPNGGEQRDVAPDHIGKPAPLTGVRSTDINSEHLHQKRPVAVMINNFKRARPQSGLSQADMLIEVMAEGGITRIVAIFHSQLHYDGPIGPVRSIRPYLIDIGESFNAVLAHAGGSPEAYSILKKERKAYLDEITNAGSYFWREKFRKAPHNLYTKLEQLEAGASKKKYRQDVDVPAFLFEENQDVAPQSVAVASLPQGAQAAHEVEVHFMKNDNPVKYVYEKEGRSYARYMDGKAHIDLVNNKPLTAANVMVIAAPHRVIDDVGRLEVQLQNGGEALLFKQGRVERGQWIRHEGDGPMVFIQDGKMVPMASGITHILVVPSQLSIEKYANWK
- the purM gene encoding phosphoribosylformylglycinamidine cyclo-ligase, with the translated sequence MSEAYKQAGVDIAAGNEAVERMKKHVRRTFRPEVLTDLGGFGALFQLNAKKYEEPVLVSGTDGVGTKLKLAFTLDKHDTIGIDAVAMCVNDIVVQGAEPLFFLDYVACGRVVPERIEDIVRGIADGCMQAGCALIGGETAEMPGMYASEEYDIAGFSVGVVEKARIINGDAIKPGDVILGLASSGLHSNGFSLVRKLVEQGGYRLDAPLSETGSATLGEVLLTPTRIYVRQMLKLMECVTVKGAAHITGGGFLENIPRVLPEGTQAVIEYGSWPVLPIFELLRQEGNLTWEELFTTFNMGIGMVIVVDHADVDKAVATLEEQGETAYILGSIKEGERKVLIPGVGI